From a single Nicotiana tabacum cultivar K326 chromosome 8, ASM71507v2, whole genome shotgun sequence genomic region:
- the LOC142163287 gene encoding uncharacterized protein LOC142163287, which translates to MEQALSFALLGYSTTMRTSIGAKPYVLVYGTKVVIPAEVEMPSLRIIQEAKLDDVEWRRVRQEQHMFIDKKRMDVVFHGQLYQNKMTNAFNRKVKPRRFTPGQLVSKNIFPYQEREKGMFTPNWKGPYVVHITLLGEAVIIAEMGGKVSTKPINSDTIMRYYI; encoded by the coding sequence ATGGAACAAGCACTGTCATTTGCCCTACTTGGTTACAGCACAACCATGAGGACATCTATCGGGGCAAAGCCATACGTGCTGGTATATGGCACAAAAGTTGTAATACCTGCAGAGGTAGAGATGCCATCTTTAAGAATTATCCAGGAAGCCAAGTTGGATGACGTAGAATGGAGACGTGTCAGACAAGAACAACACATGTTCATCGATAAAAAGAGGATGGATGTAGTTTttcatggtcagctgtaccaaaATAAGATGACCAACGCATTCAACAGGAAAGTGAAACCTCGGCGGTTCACACCAGGGCAACTGGTGTCGAAGAATATATTTCCCTATCAAGAACGAGAAAAAGGGATGTTCACACCAAATTGGAAGGGTCCCTATGTAGTCCATATAACATTGTTAGGAGAAGCAGTAATCATAGCAGAAATGGGCGGAAAAGTAAGCACGAAGCCCATCAATTCAGACACAATCATGAGATACTACATTTGA